The Brassica napus cultivar Da-Ae chromosome C7, Da-Ae, whole genome shotgun sequence genome has a segment encoding these proteins:
- the LOC106393199 gene encoding uncharacterized protein LOC106393199 translates to MSAPVAHDVVSFKDRATADQVKPHNHLLVIELTIQDIDVARVLVDTGCSANIIYKSTLERMEINLCAITEGPSPIFGLSGDATMTLGSINLLVKAGSVVKITEFLVVDRPTSYNVIIGTPWLNSMRAISSTFHLCLKFPTPHGVETIQGDHRMSQLCFAVELKRKNFAIEASHKKKRKLTLDEGAPEKDSELFWQSQRVEALEGKREPTCEPVISVCLDESRPERCVEIGANLCEPLRIELMACLKKNLDTFAWAAEDMPGIDIDITCHELNIDPTYKPVKQKKTEARTRACYRGKRGS, encoded by the coding sequence ATGTCCGCTCCAGTAGCTCACGATGTCGTCTCTTTCAAGGACAGAGCAACGGCCGACCAGGTCAAACCTCACAACCATCTCCTTGTCATCGAACTGACCATCCAGGACATCGACGTAGCAAGAGTGTTGGTCGACACCGGATGCTCGGCCAACATTATCTATAAAAGCACCCTCGAGAGAATGGAAATCAACCTGTGCGCCATCACGGAAGGTCCCAGTCCAATTTTTGGACTCTCAGGAGACGCTACTATGACCCTCGGCTCAATCAACCTCTTGGTTAAAGCTGGGAGCGTCGTAAAAATCACGGAATTCTTGGTCGTCGATCGCCCAACATCATACAATGTAATCATTGGAACTCCATGGCTGAATTCCATGAGAGCGATCTCATCGACATTCCACCTATGCCTTAAATTTCCGACCCCTCATGGAGTCGAAACAATTCAAGGAGACCACAGGATGTCACAACTATGTTTCGCCGTTgagttaaaaagaaagaactttGCGATCGAAGCTTCccacaagaagaaaagaaagctgACTCTCGACGAGGGCGCCCCAGAAAAAGACTCGGAACTCTTCTGGCAGTCACAGAGGGTCGAAGCTCTAGAAGGGAAGCGCGAACCAACTTGCGAACCGGTAATCTCGGTCTGTCTCGACGAATCCCGCCCAGAACGATGcgtcgagatcggagccaaCCTCTGCGAACCATTGAGAATAGAGCTCATGGcttgtcttaaaaagaacctcgATACGTTCGCTTGGGCCGCGGAGGATATGCCAGGAATCGACATcgacataacatgtcacgaacTCAACATTGACCCGACCTACAAACccgtaaaacaaaaaaagacgGAAGCTAGGACCAGAGCGTGCTACCGCGGTAAACGAGGAAGTTAA